The genomic interval AACGGCCTTGTAAGATTTGTGAGCCGTTCCTTTTTTGCTACGGTCGTAGAAGGACTCATAGATCTGCAGATAGACACCCCTTTTGAGGTTTGTTTTTTTAAGGAAGAATGCCACAAGTTACCCTCCTTAGTAACACCATTTAACACCATTAATTATACACCCAAAAGGATCCTTTTGCAAGTATTATTTGGAATAAAAAAGGCGCATATTTGCGCCAATTCCCTATGTTTTTTATTTTGGTTGCTCCTGAATAATCATGGTGTTAAAACCTAAAGACGGGGCTTGCGCCCGATGTGGCTATTGACCAGCCTATGCCCCAATGATATAATATGGTGAACGTTTCTAGGATATACTAAGCGGGCGTGTGTCCGTTGCATATTTAGGGAGGTAATTTACTATGGTAGGTGTGGTTCTTACCGCACAGACGCGTGCTAAGACCGGGAAAGGCGCCTCAAGACAATTCCGCCGTATGGGACGTGTTCCTGGGATTATCTATGGTAAGGGTAAAGAGAATATGATGGTTACCCTAGATAACGGTGAATTCAACCGGTTTCTTGCTGATACGGGCGTTGGTCAGTTGGTAAACCTAGAAGTTTCCGTTGACGATCAGGTACAGTCTCGGCCTTCACTGCTTAAAGAGGTTCAAGTGGATCCAGTTCGCGGTGATGTTGTGCATGTGGATTTCCATGAGGTAGCACTAGATGAGGAAATCAAGACTTCCGTCGAGATTGTGTTGGTTGATGAAGGTACAGGTATTACCGGTGATGGCGGCATTATCTCCCATATTCTGCGGGAAGTAGAAATTGAGTGTCTGCCGACACAAATTCCGGATCAAGTCAATGTAAGTGTGGCTGGACTTTCCATTGGCGATATCATTACTGTGGCCGATCTAGACGAATTGTCGGGCGCTAAGTATGTAACTGATTTAGATGAAACGGTAGTTACAGTCGTGGCACCTAGTCAAGAGGAAGTTGAGGACGAGGATGTTGAGGACGAGGAAGACGAGGATGTTGAGGAAGCTGACGCAGCTGAAGGGGTTGAAGCTGCCGAGGATGATGAAACAGAGGAATAATGTCACTAGTGACTTGTTCTACTCATAGACTAAGTAAGGAGGCAGCCCTGCGCATGGATATGTGCAGGGTTAGGTCGCATACGGCTAATTAGCCGTTGCGCTAAAGACTAACCGTTATGAAGTACATTGTTGGGCTAGGAAACCCTGGGGAGAAGTATGCAAAAACCAGGCACAATATGGGCTTTTTAGTTTTAGATCAATTGGCCAATGAAGTTGGTATACGGATACACCGGAGGGGTTATTCCGGTCGGTGGGCCGAAGGAGATCTAAACGGAACCAAGTTTCTGATGTTGAAGCCGACGACCTATATGAATAATAGTGGAGAGTCGGTTTTAAGTCTGTGCAAAAACCGTCGAATAGAGCCGGAGCAGCTGCTTGTTGTCTATGATGACCTAGATTTGACTGCGGGTCGCATTCGGTTACGAGCCCAGGGCCGTGCTGGGTCGCATCGGGGACTGCAGTCGATTATAGAGGCATTGGGAACGTCGGATTTTCCTCGTCTAAGGATCGGCATAGGCCCAGTTCCCGAAGGAATGGTCGGACGGGACTTTGTATTATCTGAACCCTCTCAAGGGGAGTGGGCTGACTTTTTTATACCCGCACTGGATAAGGCTGTTTTGGGCTTGTCGTGTTGGTTGAAAGAAGGCATCGAGACCGCAATGAATAAGTATAACGGATAGACATATTGATTATACGAGGAGGAGCCAGTGTGGCTTTAACTGGACTATCACATGTGGTATCCAGATCTATAGAGTTTGCCCCGGTGATCGAAGCGGTGCAAAAGGGCTCCAAGGAGACCATGGTTATTGGGGCATCGGGTTCATCAAAAGTGATAGGTATTGCCGCAATGTTCCAGGCGCTGCTTCAAAGGGGCAGTGGCGTTTCGTTCTTGGTAGTCACTCCAGACCACTACCATGCTGAACAGATATATTTGACTTTGGAGAATATTGTCACATCGAACCGGGTGGCATTGTTTCCCGCAATATCCACAATGCCCCACGAATCGGTGGTTACGGAACCGGAACTGCGCGCGATGCGGATGGCGGTACTTGGTAAATTACTGTGTCAAGAGACATCAATTATTGTTGCCCCTGTTGAGGCGCTGTCCCGTTATCTATTGCCTCCCCAAGTCTTTCGTTCCTATTGCGAGAATCTAACACAGGGTGAAGCGATTGACCTAGATAAGCTTATCGAGAAACTTATTGCTGGTGGCTACCAGAGGGTGGACTTGGTTGAAGACCCCGGGCAGTTTTCCTTAAGGGGTGGCATCATTGATATCTTTTGCCCCACATTCTCCAATCCGGTCAGGATTGAGCTGTTTGATGATGAGATCGACTCAATCCGAGAGTTTGATCAAATTGATCAGCGTTCATACAAACGCCACCAAACGGTGTATATCACTCCGGCCCGCGAGTTTTTCATGCCGGATCGATTGAAAAAGGATGCGTTGATCGAGATTAACAAGGCAGTTTCTGAGCAGGCCTTACGCTTAAGCAGAGCAAAGGAGTCAACCGCGGATACATTAAGACAGACGGTAGCGCGCCATATTGAGTACATTGAGAACCGAGTTTATGATTCGTCCCTGGAGCAGTACCAACCTTACTTTTACCCGAATCAGGCTACTTTGTTGGATTACTTCTCGAAGAAGATCTGTATTTTGGATGAACCAAGCCGTGTCTACGAGAGTATGGAAACCATTGAGAAAGAATACATGGAGCAGCACGTAGATGGTCTTGCCAAAGGAAGGGCGCTGCCAGCGGAGGCTAGGATGTTCTGTCCTTGGACTGATCTGTTTGAACGATTTCAACACGGGCGTGTCGTATACTTCTCTACATTAGCCCATCGAGTACCTGGGATGTCACCTACTCAGTCAATAAACGTTTCCTCTCGCTTGCCTGATGTGTTTCACGGTAAGATCAAATTATTGACCCAGGAGTTGGAGCGAGCAAAACGAGAGGGGTTCTCCATTTTGCTCGCTCTTTCATCGGAAGGTCGAGCTAAGCGGATGACCGAGTGGCTGATTGAAGAGGGGATTCCCGCCCGCTTCGTGCTGCGACCGGAGGATGAGATTCGGCCGGGGAACGTGATTGTTACAAGTGGTTATCTTGAGGCAGGTTTTGATTTACCCCTGACGCGGCTATTGGTACTTAGTGATGCGGAAATCCAAGGCAAAGCAAAGCAAAAGGTTCGGGGCACGCGGGGTCCTAAGGGCACGCGGATCCGCGACTGGAATGAACTCAACGAAGGGGATTATGTTGTTCATGTCAATCATGGTATTGGCAAATATACTGGTGTAAAGACCATAGGTGTTAGCGGTGTCCATAAAGACTATTTAGTTGTTAAATATGCCGGAGAAGATGTACTATACGTCCCGGTTGATCAAGTTAGCTTGTTACAGAAGTATGTCGGGGGCAGTGATGAAGTTAGTCCAAAGGTTAACAAACTAGGTGGTTCTGAATGGTCCAAGGTGAAACGGAAGGTAAAAGAATCCGTCCGAGAGGTCGCAAAGGATCTACTGGAACTCTATGCGGCCCGGGAAACGGTTAAGGGAAATGCCTTCTCTCCAGATACTGTATGGCAGCGGGAATTTGAGGATGCCTTTGAGTTTGAGGAGACTCCGGATCAACTTAAAGCGGCTAAGGAAGTAAAAGACGATATGGAAAAGCCTAGACCCATGGATCGACTGCTTTGTGGAGACGTGGGCTATGGGAAAACAGAGGTTGCACTACGGGCCGCCTTCAAGGCAGTGATGGATGGATTTCAAGTGGCGATGTTGGTTCCCACGACTATTCTCGCCCAACAGCACTACCGAACAGTTACCGCTAGGCTAGCCAAGTTTCCAGTGACTGTGAAGGTGCTGAGTCGGTTTGAGAGCGCAAGCAAGCAAGGAGGCACCATCAAAGGTCTTAAGGATGGTAGTGTGGACATTGTCATTGGCACGCATCGTCTGCTATCCAAGGATGTCCAATTTAAGAATTTAGGACTTGTTATTATTGATGAGGAACAACGCTTTGGTGTTAAGCAGAAAGAGAAGCTCAAGCAGCTGCGTAAGAGTATAGATGTTCTTACTTTATCTGCTACACCAATACCGAGGACCTTGCACATGGCCTTGGTTGGTGTCCGGGATATGAGTGTGATTGAGACTCCGCCTGAGGATCGCTATCCGATTCGAACCTATATTGTGGAGTACAATGAAGATACCATTAGAGATGCCATTTTACGAGAAAAGGCGCGGGGCGGACAGGTCTATTTTGTCTTTAACCGGGTACAGGGGATTGAACGAATTGCCGAACAGCTAAGCCGGTTGATCCCCGAGGTCTCCATTGCAGTGGCCCACGGGCAGATGGGGGAACGGGAACTAGAACAGGTAATGCTTGATTTCATGAATGGGCTATACGATGTGTTGGTTTGTACGACGATTATCGAAACGGGTATGGATATCCCCAATGTTAATACGCTGATTATCTATGATGCCGACAAATTTGGCCTTTCTCAGCTCTACCAGCTTCGAGGCCGGGTGGGACGATCCAATCGAATCGCGTATGCCTACTGTTGTTACCGAAAGGACCAGGTGTTGACAGAAGATGCGGAGAAACGTCTCCAAGCGATTAAGGAGTTTACGGATCTTGGATCTGGCTTTCGGATCGCCATGCGGGATTTGGAGATTCGGGGGGCGGGGAACATTCTAGGAGCAGAACAGCATGGTTTCATCGCTTCTGTTGGGTTTGAACTATACTGTCGTTTACTTGAGGAGTCAATTACGGAGCTTTCCGGTGAGATAGAAGAGGAACCCCACGAGCCAGTGCTTGACCTTGCGGTGGATGCCTACATTGATGATGAGTACATCAACGACTCCCGCCAGAAAGTTGAGATCTATAAACGTATCGCCAGACTCAAAAGCCAAAGTGATATAGATGAGTTTACCGTAGAGCTTGAGGATCGGTATGGGCCGGTGACACCGTCGGTAGGTAAGTTACTTAAGGTTGCTCTGATCAAGGCGATTGCCCAAAAGATCGGAGTGGACTCCATTGCCCAGGAGGCACGTCATGTAGTGTTTAGGTTTCTTCCGGATGTGCAGATTCCTGCTGATTGTCTGCGGGCTTGCGTTGAGGAGTTCAGAGGAAAGGTTACTGTGGTCCATGGTAATTCACCTTTGATCAGGATCAGGCCGGGGCTTAATCAGGACGAATTGCTAGAGGTGGTTACAAGAATCTGTATGAACATTAGAGATTCTCTACCTCGGGCCAGTGGTGAGTAAGGAATAAGGAGTCTGTACTTCGTGTATACTATCGTTTGGAAGGCTATGGCAAACCCCAGGGCAGCAACAGAAAATCTGTGACTTGGTTGAGGAGGTTAACCAATGAAAGCAACGGGTATCGTAAGAAGGATAGATGATCTTGGGCGGGTGGTGATTCCTAAAGAGATCAGAAGAACCCTACGAATTCGCGAGGGGGATCCCTTGGAGATCTACGTCGATCGGACCGGGGAGGTCATTCTTAAGAAATACTCCCCAGTAGCAGAGTTGGGTAGCTTTGCCCAGGAGTATGTGGATTCGCTGTACGAAAATACTGATAAAATAGCTGTCATTGCGGACCGTGACGTGGTGATTGCAGTAGCGGGCCCCATGTCTGGGCACCTGAAGGACAATCATGTGACCAAGCAGCTGGAAAGGATTATGGAACAACGCGCTGCGATCCTTGCAGGACCTGGCTTTGATGAGGAACTGGACCTTGTAGAGGGTGAGGAGAGTGATTGGCAGGTTAGCACCATGGCTGCCGCCTCGATTATCGCAGGGGGTGATCCGGTCGGAGTGGTGATTATCGCCTCGGCAACTGTAGGGGAGCCGGTGGGTGAGGTTGAGCTAAAACTAGTCAAGACTGCGGCAGGATTTCTGGGAAGACAAATGGAAAGCTGAAGGAGTATTTGTTGGACAAGCCATCTTGCTGGGGAGGAAGAGGGTTATGATCGTTATCGTGGGCCTTGGGCCAGGCACCTTGGGACAGCTATCCGTTGAGGCTTGGGAAGCACTGCAATCAGCGAAAAACCTATGGCTGAGAACAGCGGTACATCCCACCGCCAGATCACTAGAGGAAAAGGGTATTAAGTTTAATACATTTGACGCAGTATATGAATCTCAGGACTGTTTTGACGATGTCTACCAACATATTGTCACCTGTCTTCTGAAAGAGGAGGATGTGACCTATGCGGTTCCCGGTCATCCTCTTATTGGAGAGCAAACGGTGGAACTGCTTCTAGAAGAAGCCAGAGAACGGCAAGTACCTACCAAGGTGATTCCCAGTATGAGTTTTACCGATGTGATCTGGCCTGCGTTGCAGGTTACTGGGGATGAAGTGCGGTTGGTCAATGCCCTAACGGCAAAGCGGCAGAATTTCCGGCCTAATCAGGGCTACTTGATTATGCAAGTATACGATCGTTTGGTTGCATCGGACTTGAAAATCCGTCTTATGGATATCTATCCCGATGAACATGAAATCGTAGTAATCCGAGGGGCGGGGATACCTGAAATTGAAATGATTGAGCGGATCCCCCTTTATAAATTGGATAACCTTGAGTGGCTAGATCACCTGACTTCGGTGTACCTACCGAAGGTTAGTACGGGAACCTACTATGATTTGGCCGATCTTGTAGCAGTGATGAAACGACTTTTGAGCCCGGAGGGTTGCCCGTGGGACCGCAAACAGGATCACCATTCCCTAAAGAAGTATCTTTTAGAGGAGACCGAGGAGATTATTGGGGCCATTGACAGTGGTGATATGGATAACCTCTGTGAGGAATTAGGTGATGTTTTACTACAGATTGTCTTTCACGCGGAACTGGCTGCCGCAGCGGGGTATTTCAACATTGATGATGTGGTCAAAGGGATTACGACGAAAATGATGCGACGTCATCCCCATGTCTTCGGTGCGATATCTGCCGACAATGTCGAAACAGTCCTCAGAAACTGGGAAGAGATTAAGCAAAGGGAAAAACCGCAGAACACCAGTCGTTCGGCGTTACGTAAGGCCCAAAACATACAGGAGTCCGCCCGGACTCTGGGCTTCGACTGGCCTAATGTATACGGTCCAGCGGGTAAGGTGTTTGAGGAAATGGGTGAGCTTATTGTTGCCTTGGGTAATGCCAATAAGGAAGAAGTTCAAGCGGAATTTGGGGACGTACTGTTTGCCTTGGTCAATCTCGGTCGATTCCTGGACATTGATCCAGAGATCGCCTTGGCTCATACTGTAGACAAATTCCAAGAGCGTTTTCTATCGATGGAAGCCCAAGCTGCTCAATCAGGAAAATCCCTCAGCGATATGTCCTTAGCAGAAATGGATATATTCTGGGAAAAAGCCAAAGAAAACGAAAAATAAGGGGGCAACTAGCCCCCCTAGGAAAGGTACTTATTTGCCAGATACGGCATCCTTAAGTAGTTTACCAGCCTTGAATGCTGGAACTTTAGTCGCAGGAATGTCAATTGGTTCACCTGTTGCGGGATTAACACCCTTACGGGCGGCACGATCCCTAACCTCAAAGGTACCAAAACCAACCAAGGTTACCTTCTCACCACTAGCCAACGCTTCACCGATGGAGCTAAGAACAGCTTCAACGGCGTCAGAAGCGGCCTTTTTGGTTAATCCGGTTTTCTCTGTAACACTTGCGACTAATTCACCTTTATTCATCCTTGTCC from Limnochordia bacterium carries:
- a CDS encoding 50S ribosomal protein L25 is translated as MVGVVLTAQTRAKTGKGASRQFRRMGRVPGIIYGKGKENMMVTLDNGEFNRFLADTGVGQLVNLEVSVDDQVQSRPSLLKEVQVDPVRGDVVHVDFHEVALDEEIKTSVEIVLVDEGTGITGDGGIISHILREVEIECLPTQIPDQVNVSVAGLSIGDIITVADLDELSGAKYVTDLDETVVTVVAPSQEEVEDEDVEDEEDEDVEEADAAEGVEAAEDDETEE
- the pth gene encoding aminoacyl-tRNA hydrolase, producing the protein MKYIVGLGNPGEKYAKTRHNMGFLVLDQLANEVGIRIHRRGYSGRWAEGDLNGTKFLMLKPTTYMNNSGESVLSLCKNRRIEPEQLLVVYDDLDLTAGRIRLRAQGRAGSHRGLQSIIEALGTSDFPRLRIGIGPVPEGMVGRDFVLSEPSQGEWADFFIPALDKAVLGLSCWLKEGIETAMNKYNG
- the mfd gene encoding transcription-repair coupling factor — its product is MALTGLSHVVSRSIEFAPVIEAVQKGSKETMVIGASGSSKVIGIAAMFQALLQRGSGVSFLVVTPDHYHAEQIYLTLENIVTSNRVALFPAISTMPHESVVTEPELRAMRMAVLGKLLCQETSIIVAPVEALSRYLLPPQVFRSYCENLTQGEAIDLDKLIEKLIAGGYQRVDLVEDPGQFSLRGGIIDIFCPTFSNPVRIELFDDEIDSIREFDQIDQRSYKRHQTVYITPAREFFMPDRLKKDALIEINKAVSEQALRLSRAKESTADTLRQTVARHIEYIENRVYDSSLEQYQPYFYPNQATLLDYFSKKICILDEPSRVYESMETIEKEYMEQHVDGLAKGRALPAEARMFCPWTDLFERFQHGRVVYFSTLAHRVPGMSPTQSINVSSRLPDVFHGKIKLLTQELERAKREGFSILLALSSEGRAKRMTEWLIEEGIPARFVLRPEDEIRPGNVIVTSGYLEAGFDLPLTRLLVLSDAEIQGKAKQKVRGTRGPKGTRIRDWNELNEGDYVVHVNHGIGKYTGVKTIGVSGVHKDYLVVKYAGEDVLYVPVDQVSLLQKYVGGSDEVSPKVNKLGGSEWSKVKRKVKESVREVAKDLLELYAARETVKGNAFSPDTVWQREFEDAFEFEETPDQLKAAKEVKDDMEKPRPMDRLLCGDVGYGKTEVALRAAFKAVMDGFQVAMLVPTTILAQQHYRTVTARLAKFPVTVKVLSRFESASKQGGTIKGLKDGSVDIVIGTHRLLSKDVQFKNLGLVIIDEEQRFGVKQKEKLKQLRKSIDVLTLSATPIPRTLHMALVGVRDMSVIETPPEDRYPIRTYIVEYNEDTIRDAILREKARGGQVYFVFNRVQGIERIAEQLSRLIPEVSIAVAHGQMGERELEQVMLDFMNGLYDVLVCTTIIETGMDIPNVNTLIIYDADKFGLSQLYQLRGRVGRSNRIAYAYCCYRKDQVLTEDAEKRLQAIKEFTDLGSGFRIAMRDLEIRGAGNILGAEQHGFIASVGFELYCRLLEESITELSGEIEEEPHEPVLDLAVDAYIDDEYINDSRQKVEIYKRIARLKSQSDIDEFTVELEDRYGPVTPSVGKLLKVALIKAIAQKIGVDSIAQEARHVVFRFLPDVQIPADCLRACVEEFRGKVTVVHGNSPLIRIRPGLNQDELLEVVTRICMNIRDSLPRASGE
- a CDS encoding AbrB/MazE/SpoVT family DNA-binding domain-containing protein, translated to MKATGIVRRIDDLGRVVIPKEIRRTLRIREGDPLEIYVDRTGEVILKKYSPVAELGSFAQEYVDSLYENTDKIAVIADRDVVIAVAGPMSGHLKDNHVTKQLERIMEQRAAILAGPGFDEELDLVEGEESDWQVSTMAAASIIAGGDPVGVVIIASATVGEPVGEVELKLVKTAAGFLGRQMES
- the mazG gene encoding nucleoside triphosphate pyrophosphohydrolase; protein product: MIVIVGLGPGTLGQLSVEAWEALQSAKNLWLRTAVHPTARSLEEKGIKFNTFDAVYESQDCFDDVYQHIVTCLLKEEDVTYAVPGHPLIGEQTVELLLEEARERQVPTKVIPSMSFTDVIWPALQVTGDEVRLVNALTAKRQNFRPNQGYLIMQVYDRLVASDLKIRLMDIYPDEHEIVVIRGAGIPEIEMIERIPLYKLDNLEWLDHLTSVYLPKVSTGTYYDLADLVAVMKRLLSPEGCPWDRKQDHHSLKKYLLEETEEIIGAIDSGDMDNLCEELGDVLLQIVFHAELAAAAGYFNIDDVVKGITTKMMRRHPHVFGAISADNVETVLRNWEEIKQREKPQNTSRSALRKAQNIQESARTLGFDWPNVYGPAGKVFEEMGELIVALGNANKEEVQAEFGDVLFALVNLGRFLDIDPEIALAHTVDKFQERFLSMEAQAAQSGKSLSDMSLAEMDIFWEKAKENEK
- a CDS encoding HU family DNA-binding protein, with product MNKGELVASVTEKTGLTKKAASDAVEAVLSSIGEALASGEKVTLVGFGTFEVRDRAARKGVNPATGEPIDIPATKVPAFKAGKLLKDAVSGK